From one Luteolibacter sp. SL250 genomic stretch:
- a CDS encoding paraquat-inducible protein A has translation MSHPPRGGPLGLAGCHACGKVSPESLGRCPRCGTHLHIRKPNSIQRTVALLIAATVLYVPAMALPIMTVLEFGGTANKTIIAGMMEFWESGAYPIAIVIFTASILIPMLKIVALVWLCAAATGKVDPSPKILGKVYWLTELLGRWSMVDIFVVAILVAMVQLGAYMRVLPGPGALAFGGVVILTMFAAMNFDPRLLWDQLERMETPPEKEESP, from the coding sequence ATGAGCCATCCACCGCGTGGTGGCCCGTTGGGGCTGGCAGGCTGCCATGCCTGCGGCAAGGTTTCGCCGGAAAGCCTGGGCAGATGCCCCCGCTGTGGCACCCACCTGCACATCCGGAAGCCGAACAGCATCCAGCGTACCGTCGCCCTGCTGATCGCCGCGACGGTGCTCTACGTCCCGGCCATGGCTCTGCCGATCATGACGGTGCTGGAGTTCGGCGGCACCGCGAACAAGACCATCATCGCGGGCATGATGGAGTTCTGGGAGAGTGGGGCCTATCCCATCGCCATCGTCATCTTCACCGCCTCCATCCTCATCCCGATGCTGAAGATCGTGGCACTGGTCTGGCTGTGTGCCGCGGCCACGGGCAAGGTTGATCCCTCGCCGAAGATCCTGGGGAAGGTCTACTGGCTGACGGAACTCCTCGGCCGCTGGTCGATGGTGGATATCTTCGTCGTCGCGATTCTGGTGGCCATGGTCCAGCTCGGCGCCTATATGCGGGTCCTGCCGGGGCCGGGGGCATTGGCCTTCGGTGGGGTCGTCATCCTGACGATGTTCGCCGCCATGAATTTCGATCCACGTTTGCTTTGGGATCAGCTTGAGCGTATGGAAACCCCGCCCGAGAAAGAAGAATCACCGTGA
- a CDS encoding paraquat-inducible protein A, whose amino-acid sequence MKRKLVIAMRPWPKPKGGPHRVVCHFCDTLHESVPVPEGTAARCVRCDALLYQNRCASLVRATSFSLTALLLMIIVHTFPFMSMDAGGMRTTLTPMGAALALVNDGSPIVGCAVALFTMLTPLVMSGGLIYVCGPLLWGKAAPGAMRVARWLTLTEPWNMIEVFLLGVLVSLMKLGKMADLHFGVGFWAFAVLMLAMAAAVAGIDREELWDRLEVAKE is encoded by the coding sequence GTGAAGAGGAAACTCGTCATCGCCATGCGGCCGTGGCCGAAGCCGAAGGGCGGGCCGCACCGGGTCGTGTGCCATTTCTGCGACACCCTGCACGAGTCCGTGCCGGTGCCGGAGGGAACGGCGGCGCGCTGCGTCAGGTGTGACGCGCTGCTCTACCAGAACCGCTGCGCCTCCCTGGTGCGGGCGACTTCGTTTTCCCTCACCGCGCTGCTCCTCATGATCATCGTCCACACCTTCCCGTTCATGAGCATGGACGCGGGGGGCATGCGGACCACCCTCACCCCCATGGGCGCCGCGCTGGCCCTGGTCAACGACGGCAGCCCCATCGTCGGTTGTGCGGTCGCCCTTTTCACCATGCTCACCCCGCTGGTCATGTCCGGGGGGCTGATCTATGTCTGCGGACCGCTGCTGTGGGGGAAGGCCGCTCCGGGAGCGATGCGGGTCGCCCGCTGGCTCACGCTCACGGAGCCGTGGAACATGATCGAGGTGTTCCTGCTCGGCGTCCTCGTCAGCCTGATGAAGCTAGGGAAAATGGCGGACCTCCACTTCGGGGTCGGCTTCTGGGCCTTCGCCGTCCTGATGTTGGCGATGGCGGCCGCCGTGGCGGGGATCGACCGCGAGGAACTTTGGGACCGTCTGGAGGTGGCGAAGGAATGA